In Deltaproteobacteria bacterium, one genomic interval encodes:
- a CDS encoding ABC transporter permease translates to QMRYYPFLVYIPGLFIGITSLSLNLIGDGLRDALDPRLKN, encoded by the coding sequence GCCAGATGAGATACTACCCCTTCCTGGTCTATATACCGGGTCTTTTCATCGGAATCACGAGCCTGTCCCTGAACCTTATCGGCGACGGGCTTCGGGACGCCCTGGATCCCCGGCTGAAGAACTAG